A genomic region of Oncorhynchus mykiss isolate Arlee chromosome 2, USDA_OmykA_1.1, whole genome shotgun sequence contains the following coding sequences:
- the ccka gene encoding cholecystokinin a precursor (The RefSeq protein has 1 substitution compared to this genomic sequence) has translation MNAGICVCVLLAAFSGSSLGRPSHSQDEDKPEPPQLDSVMSPQHTRHTRSAPSSGQLIPFSKPAEDEAEDPRTSLRELLARLISRKGSLQRSSSLSSEASGPGPSHKIKDRDYLGWMDFGRRSAEEYEEYSS, from the exons ATGAATGCAGGCATCTGTGTATGTGTACTGCTGGCTGCGTTCTCTGGCAGCAGTTTGGGGCGCCCGTCGCACTCGCAGGATGAGGACAAGCCTGAGCCCCCCCAGCTCGACAGCGTTATGTCTCCCCAACACACACGCCACACCCGCTCAGCACCCTCCAGTGGCCAGCTCATCCCCTTCTCCAAACCGGCAGAGGACGAGGCAGAGGACCCCCGCACCAGCCTGCGCGAACTACTGGCAAGATTGATATCCAGGAAAG GATCATTGCAGAGGAGCTCGTCCCTGAGCAGCAGAGCCAGCGGTCCGGGTCCCAGCCACAAGATAAAGGACAGAGACTACCTGGGCTGGATGGACTTCGGACGCCGCAGTGCAGAGGAGTACGAGGAGTACTCCTCATAG